From a region of the Synechococcus sp. PCC 7502 genome:
- a CDS encoding homogentisate phytyltransferase: protein MLKNKLSALWQFSRPHTIIGTSLSVTALYLMAASSGASIANSALIWLSAAIACICANIYIVGLNQITDVAIDKINKPQLPLAAGDFTVKQGWLIVITCLLWAIALALAGGKFLLLTVTLSLIIGTIYSQPPIRLKRFPFWASMCIFSVRGLVVNIGLFLHFNYSLNNSLDIPLKLWLLTIFILIFTYVIAIFKDMPDIEGDRQFNIATLSIQWGQLSVFNLSRQILLSLYTIITIISITSWLTDFSININNLVLIVTHGILVVVFWQRSIIVNLSDRQEITQFYQFIWKLFYLEYIIFPLANIIQFIN from the coding sequence ATGCTTAAAAATAAGTTATCGGCACTTTGGCAGTTTAGTCGCCCCCACACCATAATTGGTACTAGCCTGAGTGTTACGGCTCTGTACCTAATGGCAGCCAGTTCGGGAGCATCCATTGCTAACTCAGCTTTAATATGGTTGTCAGCAGCGATCGCCTGTATCTGCGCCAATATTTACATTGTGGGGTTAAATCAAATCACAGATGTAGCGATCGACAAAATTAATAAGCCCCAATTACCCCTTGCCGCTGGAGATTTTACAGTTAAACAGGGATGGCTCATCGTTATTACTTGCCTACTATGGGCGATCGCTTTGGCATTAGCAGGAGGAAAATTTTTATTATTAACTGTGACCCTGAGCTTAATCATTGGCACCATATATTCTCAACCACCAATTAGATTAAAAAGGTTTCCATTTTGGGCATCCATGTGTATATTCTCAGTGCGTGGACTAGTTGTGAATATCGGTTTATTTCTCCATTTCAATTACAGCTTAAATAACAGCTTAGACATTCCCCTAAAACTTTGGCTACTAACTATATTTATCCTGATATTTACCTATGTGATTGCTATATTTAAGGATATGCCAGACATTGAGGGCGATCGCCAATTTAATATAGCTACACTTTCTATTCAGTGGGGGCAATTGTCCGTATTTAATCTATCTCGTCAGATACTCTTAAGCCTATATACTATAATAACCATAATTAGTATAACTAGCTGGCTTACTGATTTTTCAATTAATATCAATAACCTAGTTTTGATTGTAACTCATGGGATTTTAGTAGTTGTTTTTTGGCAAAGAAGTATAATTGTTAATTTAAGCGATCGCCAAGAAATCACGCAATTTTATCAGTTTATTTGGAAGCTATTTTATTTAGAATATATTATTTTCCCCCTCGCCAATATTATCCAGTTTATTAATTAA
- a CDS encoding MAPEG family protein, which translates to MFQIYVRFFTFAAILSMNLSISTSQFLLYGLAISAGLVYFPYIFVAYARLTNDFDMSAPRAMFDRLPDYAKRATWAHQNSFESFMLFTAATLMVYTTEHSSEYTSLLVIGFLGSRFLYSVGYIADVPILRSLMWLVSMIAIASLMTRSFGF; encoded by the coding sequence ATGTTTCAGATTTATGTCAGGTTTTTTACATTTGCGGCGATTTTATCTATGAATTTATCAATTTCTACCTCTCAGTTTCTGCTCTATGGATTGGCGATCTCTGCTGGTTTAGTATATTTTCCCTATATATTTGTTGCCTATGCTCGCCTAACTAACGATTTTGACATGAGCGCACCGAGGGCAATGTTTGATCGCCTGCCTGATTATGCCAAACGGGCAACTTGGGCGCACCAAAATTCCTTTGAGTCATTTATGCTATTTACTGCTGCCACCCTTATGGTTTATACCACTGAACATAGCTCAGAGTACACCAGCCTGTTAGTAATTGGCTTTTTGGGTTCACGATTTCTGTATAGTGTGGGCTATATTGCCGATGTGCCGATTCTGCGATCGCTCATGTGGTTGGTGAGTATGATTGCCATTGCTAGTTTAATGACTCGCAGTTTTGGCTTTTAG
- a CDS encoding Era-like GTP-binding protein: protein MNAGIYNEDDPVTWANDRLDHYLHKYAKRMNESDLGKIHSLQAKLKHHIFVIAAVGLASSGKTAVLNAIHGRKNWRTSPLKGTTVSLNYADTDLDSPKVQIKLIDTPGLHEVEGESRAQIAINAAYEADLILFITSKDLTRYELEMIAQLHHAHKPILLIFNKADLYPPSDRKLIHEALQNPELQVLISPDEIIFTSAEPLPRRVRVEYNNANAIQESWEYPPHDVQALKQKLLDLLNQDGKALLAINTMRSLLEIHRNFVQAQLDQLDQFLPDRTFASGIFVIKAISVLLLPFPILDFLGSTLVDSILISAANIFLDYGHILPSLSLSVINSIVLANIDNSYAQIAWIAISTSMSIHWLREDLPKAYPLKQIIKKVKANSTANSILHRLKT, encoded by the coding sequence TTGAACGCTGGTATATACAATGAAGATGATCCTGTAACTTGGGCAAACGATCGCCTTGATCATTACCTTCATAAATATGCTAAGCGTATGAATGAAAGTGATCTTGGTAAAATTCATAGCCTTCAAGCCAAGCTCAAACATCATATATTTGTTATTGCCGCCGTGGGTTTAGCATCTTCTGGTAAGACGGCTGTACTTAACGCTATACACGGGCGAAAAAATTGGCGCACCAGTCCGCTCAAAGGCACCACTGTTAGCTTAAATTATGCTGATACGGATTTAGACTCACCCAAAGTGCAAATTAAGCTGATCGACACGCCTGGACTACATGAAGTTGAAGGGGAATCAAGGGCACAAATTGCGATCAATGCTGCTTATGAGGCTGATTTAATTTTATTCATTACTAGTAAAGACCTAACTCGCTATGAACTAGAAATGATCGCCCAATTACACCATGCACATAAACCGATTCTCCTAATTTTCAATAAAGCTGATTTGTATCCCCCCAGCGATCGCAAACTAATTCATGAAGCATTGCAAAATCCAGAATTACAAGTACTAATTTCACCTGATGAGATCATTTTTACGAGTGCCGAACCCCTTCCCCGCCGTGTTCGTGTTGAATATAACAATGCTAATGCTATTCAAGAAAGTTGGGAATATCCCCCCCATGATGTCCAAGCTTTAAAACAGAAACTTCTGGACTTACTCAATCAAGATGGGAAAGCTCTCTTAGCAATTAATACCATGCGATCGCTCCTAGAGATTCATCGCAATTTTGTCCAAGCCCAACTAGATCAATTAGATCAGTTTTTACCCGATCGCACCTTTGCCAGTGGCATATTTGTGATCAAAGCGATCTCTGTCCTGTTATTACCTTTCCCGATCCTAGATTTTTTGGGCAGTACCCTAGTTGATAGTATTTTAATCAGTGCTGCTAACATATTTTTAGACTATGGACACATCCTGCCAAGCCTAAGTTTAAGTGTAATTAACAGCATAGTTTTGGCAAATATTGATAACAGCTACGCCCAAATTGCTTGGATTGCCATTTCCACTTCTATGTCCATCCATTGGCTACGGGAGGATTTACCAAAAGCTTATCCACTGAAACAAATAATTAAAAAAGTAAAAGCTAATAGTACTGCCAATTCAATTCTGCACAGACTTAAAACTTAA
- a CDS encoding pentapeptide repeat-containing protein, translated as MNDFEDNSDWEKLVALSDEELKVAIAEQSNHPQTHGLQDNQDFALSASINELGESNDKLDGAEIVPTSDQGKVNDANLADAEPIWNQVVSSEVGTLTFDFSESTEATMTQDWEQEVIPEVNAHVSDIIDDIPPDWEALGAISSIPSDDDVAIGNTWETASDDVNTAFMKEWEESAARISELTGIDISEDIKTEGNDLSSGTPKVEPKPESKIAPEIEKRTEKNQYIPGSDESGPLPPLPVLRPKKAHPKKTNRANSSEPDWFDKYHDQSQDTGVPSQSPPQSMEPKPNYHFDQLAEEICDNDQFSWTSLNQKVQSQPQPKPATVWTPGEKITVDLEDDLPEATAVWNYNPPETFTESFDEIPEPKPKFDLSTTISFLQTLQDQVWQKFKIPILAIATLGGLFAIYSIPFVQRAVTEAGLKSGMLKDASQKDLSGINFQDARLDRVNFSGATLKNTNFKKANLNGAIFNGANLKGANLSGANLRAADLRDSKIELEGELATKLEKKDLLMWQIVNQPRAGRNLSKQNLDGFYLSGAMLKGANLTETRLVWVNLSNADLSNAQLSGADLTGVNFLGAKLAGANLYGITWKTHEPRTDANTICPNGKKGPCKFN; from the coding sequence ATGAATGATTTTGAAGACAATTCCGATTGGGAAAAGCTAGTTGCTCTCAGTGATGAAGAGCTTAAAGTCGCCATAGCAGAGCAAAGCAATCATCCTCAAACTCACGGACTTCAGGATAATCAAGATTTTGCCCTATCTGCATCTATTAACGAATTAGGCGAATCCAATGACAAGTTAGATGGAGCCGAAATTGTGCCAACATCAGATCAAGGTAAAGTTAATGATGCAAACTTAGCTGATGCTGAACCAATCTGGAATCAAGTAGTAAGCTCAGAGGTAGGAACATTAACCTTTGACTTTTCAGAATCGACAGAGGCAACTATGACTCAAGATTGGGAGCAAGAAGTTATTCCCGAGGTTAACGCCCATGTATCTGACATCATTGATGACATTCCCCCAGATTGGGAAGCTTTAGGCGCTATAAGTTCTATTCCCAGTGATGATGATGTTGCTATTGGTAATACTTGGGAAACCGCCAGTGATGATGTGAATACGGCATTTATGAAAGAATGGGAGGAGAGCGCCGCACGCATTTCAGAACTGACTGGTATAGATATATCGGAAGATATCAAGACGGAGGGAAATGACTTAAGTTCTGGTACACCAAAGGTTGAGCCTAAGCCTGAATCTAAAATTGCCCCTGAAATCGAAAAGAGGACTGAGAAAAATCAATATATCCCTGGTAGTGATGAATCTGGACCACTGCCTCCTTTACCAGTATTACGTCCAAAAAAAGCCCACCCTAAAAAAACTAATCGTGCTAACTCATCTGAGCCAGATTGGTTTGATAAATATCACGATCAATCCCAAGACACAGGTGTTCCCTCTCAATCCCCACCTCAGTCTATGGAACCGAAACCTAATTATCATTTTGATCAATTAGCTGAAGAGATTTGTGATAACGATCAGTTTAGTTGGACAAGCTTAAACCAAAAAGTGCAAAGCCAGCCTCAACCAAAGCCTGCTACTGTTTGGACTCCTGGGGAAAAGATCACTGTAGATTTAGAAGACGACCTTCCAGAGGCAACGGCAGTATGGAATTATAATCCCCCTGAAACATTTACTGAATCTTTTGATGAGATTCCTGAACCTAAGCCCAAGTTTGATTTATCTACTACGATTAGCTTCCTACAAACTCTGCAAGATCAAGTATGGCAAAAATTTAAAATTCCAATCCTAGCGATCGCCACTCTTGGAGGATTATTTGCAATTTATTCTATTCCCTTTGTGCAGAGAGCAGTAACAGAAGCAGGATTAAAATCAGGAATGCTCAAAGATGCCAGTCAAAAAGACCTATCGGGAATTAATTTTCAGGATGCTAGATTAGATCGGGTTAATTTTTCTGGTGCTACCCTTAAAAATACCAATTTCAAGAAAGCTAACCTTAACGGGGCAATTTTTAATGGCGCTAACCTCAAGGGAGCTAACCTTAGTGGCGCTAACCTCAGGGCTGCTGACCTCAGAGATAGTAAGATTGAACTCGAAGGTGAACTGGCTACAAAACTTGAGAAAAAAGATTTATTAATGTGGCAAATTGTCAACCAACCTAGAGCAGGTAGAAATCTGAGTAAGCAAAACTTAGATGGTTTTTATTTGAGTGGGGCGATGTTAAAAGGGGCAAATCTAACCGAAACAAGGCTAGTTTGGGTTAATTTAAGTAATGCTGACCTATCCAATGCCCAACTTAGTGGTGCCGATTTAACTGGGGTAAATTTCCTGGGGGCAAAACTAGCGGGAGCAAACCTATACGGAATAACTTGGAAAACCCATGAACCTCGTACAGACGCTAATACAATTTGTCCTAATGGCAAGAAAGGTCCATGTAAATTTAATTAA
- a CDS encoding IS982 family transposase, with product MNDEIIAIYCLCDDILRAMNHRGDRQQEMSDGEVMTTAIVATMYFCRNYERARKYLSELQYIPKMLSRSRFNRRLYRVEQMLLILFEALGQTWKQLNTEWVYSIDSFPIPVCANIRIPRSKIYDGKQEYRGYQASKRRYFYGIKIHLMVTESGEPVEFFLTNGSFADVKGLRVFPFDLPEGSVVYADRAYNDYEIEDLLLEAENIQLSAMRKSNSTRPLAGYVQFLQHHSWRERS from the coding sequence ATGAATGATGAAATTATAGCGATTTATTGCTTATGCGATGACATTCTAAGAGCAATGAATCATCGTGGTGATCGACAACAAGAAATGAGTGATGGCGAAGTAATGACCACCGCTATAGTTGCCACTATGTATTTTTGTAGAAATTACGAGAGGGCAAGAAAATATTTATCAGAACTACAATACATCCCCAAAATGCTTAGCCGAAGTCGCTTCAACCGCAGACTATATCGAGTTGAGCAAATGCTGTTGATATTGTTTGAAGCGTTGGGGCAAACATGGAAACAACTAAACACGGAATGGGTTTACAGCATTGATAGTTTTCCCATACCTGTCTGTGCCAATATCCGCATTCCAAGGTCAAAAATCTATGATGGCAAACAAGAGTATCGAGGCTATCAAGCCAGCAAGAGAAGATACTTTTATGGTATTAAAATTCATCTGATGGTGACGGAGTCAGGAGAGCCTGTGGAATTTTTTCTAACTAATGGTTCATTTGCTGATGTTAAGGGCTTGAGAGTATTTCCATTTGATTTACCTGAAGGCTCTGTGGTCTATGCAGATAGAGCTTACAACGATTATGAGATTGAGGATTTGTTGCTTGAAGCCGAAAATATCCAGCTCTCAGCTATGCGAAAAAGCAACTCAACTCGACCTCTTGCTGGTTATGTTCAGTTTCTTCAACACCATAGTTGGCGAGAGAGGAGTTAG
- a CDS encoding ATP-binding cassette domain-containing protein: protein MSGGQRQRLGIARALLVEPDVLIFDEATSSLDYESERAIQLAMSQLQGTRTMIIIAHRLSTVREADKIVVLDQGKIAEVGSHQALLAQNGIYHRLHSLQESPSFI from the coding sequence ATGTCGGGAGGACAAAGACAAAGACTAGGAATTGCTAGGGCTTTATTAGTGGAGCCAGATGTTTTGATCTTTGATGAGGCAACGTCAAGTTTAGATTATGAATCCGAACGAGCAATTCAGCTAGCAATGAGCCAATTACAAGGGACAAGAACCATGATTATTATTGCCCATCGCCTGAGTACAGTGCGGGAGGCTGATAAAATTGTGGTACTAGATCAGGGCAAAATTGCAGAAGTGGGAAGCCATCAGGCACTTCTAGCCCAAAATGGTATTTATCACCGCCTGCACTCTCTTCAGGAATCCCCAAGTTTTATCTAA
- a CDS encoding IS5 family transposase, which translates to MLNPYSSSLTDKEWEIIEPLLPKKKQTRPPTWTKRQILDGILYQLKNGCNTKSLNTSYR; encoded by the coding sequence ATGCTAAATCCATACTCAAGTAGCCTAACAGATAAAGAATGGGAAATTATAGAACCATTGCTCCCAAAGAAAAAGCAAACTAGACCGCCAACTTGGACAAAAAGACAAATTTTAGACGGCATACTCTACCAACTCAAAAACGGTTGTAATACCAAATCGTTAAATACGAGCTACAGATAA
- a CDS encoding IS630 family transposase: MIAWFGINIIGLNGKVRFFCQDETRIGLKTISGRKITARGVKPKGKVQWQFKATYLYRIVEPSTGESFFYEFTHLNSECFQVFLNLVSAYFQGDIIVMQVDQAGAHRAKRLKIPKNIILLFQPAHAPETNPIERVWQHFKLGLRWKLPKDLDQLRALMRERLEVMTQEVIASIVGWDYILEALSVARI, encoded by the coding sequence ATGATTGCCTGGTTCGGCATTAATATAATCGGACTAAATGGCAAAGTGAGATTCTTTTGTCAAGATGAAACACGAATTGGGTTAAAGACAATTAGTGGAAGGAAGATCACAGCAAGAGGAGTCAAACCCAAAGGTAAAGTTCAGTGGCAGTTTAAGGCAACTTACCTCTATCGAATTGTAGAACCATCAACAGGGGAAAGCTTTTTCTATGAATTTACTCACCTTAATAGTGAATGCTTCCAAGTATTTCTGAACTTAGTAAGCGCATATTTTCAAGGTGACATCATCGTTATGCAAGTGGATCAAGCAGGAGCACACAGAGCAAAACGGTTAAAGATTCCTAAAAATATTATTTTGCTATTTCAGCCTGCCCATGCACCTGAGACTAATCCCATTGAAAGAGTGTGGCAGCATTTCAAATTAGGGTTGAGGTGGAAACTGCCAAAAGATCTTGACCAGTTGCGTGCATTAATGCGGGAAAGGTTAGAAGTTATGACTCAAGAGGTAATTGCTTCGATTGTTGGGTGGGATTATATTTTAGAGGCTTTATCTGTAGCTCGTATTTAA
- a CDS encoding winged helix-turn-helix domain-containing protein, whose product MIKKLEEAEGFESYGQICQWLENQLGIKSNYKTVHHLVRYRLKARPKVTRPVSAGKSEEQVEAYKKPCQYYKHDCLVRH is encoded by the coding sequence TTGATAAAAAAGCTGGAAGAAGCAGAAGGCTTTGAAAGTTATGGGCAGATCTGCCAATGGTTAGAGAACCAATTAGGAATCAAATCAAACTATAAAACTGTGCATCATCTAGTCCGATATCGGCTGAAAGCCAGACCGAAAGTGACACGTCCAGTCAGTGCAGGAAAGTCAGAAGAGCAAGTAGAAGCATATAAAAAACCTTGCCAGTATTATAAGCATGATTGCCTGGTTCGGCATTAA
- a CDS encoding helix-turn-helix domain-containing protein, producing the protein MAGVYKLEIKESEEELKHMLRVQKTASDKERIQMLYLLKTKQASTIQTASTILGRHRVTLQDWLGNYRKGGIVGLLGLNLEQGENRVFHNGRRKH; encoded by the coding sequence ATGGCAGGAGTATACAAATTAGAGATCAAAGAAAGTGAAGAAGAGCTAAAACATATGCTGAGAGTGCAAAAGACCGCATCAGATAAAGAAAGAATTCAGATGCTGTATCTGTTAAAAACAAAACAAGCAAGCACAATCCAGACAGCATCGACAATACTGGGACGGCATCGAGTTACATTGCAAGATTGGTTAGGGAATTATCGCAAAGGGGGAATAGTAGGACTATTAGGACTAAACCTAGAACAGGGCGAAAACAGAGTATTCCACAATGGGCGCAGAAAGCATTGA
- a CDS encoding transposase, whose translation MYTPAIFFFELGLYIYTICSLYSSIWYNWRDMPRDLPPFSTVYRYYKEWKDTDTFTAIMEALHATAREQSKKIKMDNFNHH comes from the coding sequence TTGTATACTCCTGCCATTTTTTTCTTTGAACTCGGTTTATATATTTATACCATCTGTAGCCTATACTCTTCGATTTGGTATAATTGGCGAGATATGCCCCGAGACTTACCACCATTCTCTACAGTCTATCGATACTACAAGGAGTGGAAAGATACAGATACATTTACTGCGATTATGGAAGCTTTGCATGCAACAGCCCGTGAACAGTCAAAAAAAATCAAAATGGACAACTTTAATCATCATTGA
- a CDS encoding transposase: MNSQKKSKWTTLIIIDSQAVKNTCNASIESKGFCSYKATNGIKRHLAVDTLGFPFFTYLTRANVSDDQGLIEMLTINIDYFKSKPDDIPLTTILLDSGYHIEKLTTDLQKVYPEIMTKIRFEISPKVSKQQKAEKGLSGFVVVPTRWVIERSNAWVERCKILVKNFERTLVNATAKLNLCFIRLMLKRIATHEI; this comes from the coding sequence GTGAACAGTCAAAAAAAATCAAAATGGACAACTTTAATCATCATTGACTCACAAGCAGTGAAAAATACCTGTAATGCAAGTATAGAATCCAAGGGCTTCTGCTCCTACAAAGCAACTAACGGGATCAAAAGACATTTAGCCGTTGACACTCTGGGATTTCCTTTCTTTACCTATTTAACAAGAGCAAATGTATCAGATGACCAAGGACTGATTGAGATGTTAACGATTAACATTGATTACTTCAAATCGAAACCAGATGACATTCCGCTAACTACGATATTGCTGGATAGTGGTTATCATATCGAAAAACTGACGACTGATTTACAGAAGGTTTATCCTGAGATTATGACTAAGATTAGGTTTGAAATTTCTCCTAAGGTATCAAAGCAGCAGAAGGCAGAAAAAGGTCTGTCTGGGTTTGTAGTTGTGCCGACAAGGTGGGTAATTGAAAGGTCAAATGCTTGGGTTGAAAGATGCAAAATCTTAGTTAAGAACTTTGAGAGAACTCTCGTTAATGCTACAGCTAAACTCAATCTTTGCTTTATTCGTTTGATGCTAAAAAGAATTGCTACTCATGAGATATGA
- a CDS encoding RNA-binding S4 domain-containing protein, producing the protein MSEIFNQVFTLSSEHIALCDLLKVCGITHSGGAAKHLIAQGHIEVNGITELRKTCKIYAGFKVTGWDFEINVITASA; encoded by the coding sequence ATGTCTGAAATATTTAACCAAGTATTTACCTTAAGTAGCGAACATATTGCCCTGTGCGATCTCCTTAAAGTTTGCGGGATTACCCATAGTGGAGGTGCGGCGAAGCATCTGATTGCCCAAGGACATATTGAGGTAAATGGGATCACCGAACTGCGCAAAACCTGTAAGATTTATGCTGGATTTAAAGTTACAGGTTGGGACTTTGAGATTAATGTAATTACTGCTTCGGCTTGA
- a CDS encoding cupin domain-containing protein yields MLIRKLFDCTEFLGGDRTILRELLHPDKQAVRLRYSLAHAILPVSQTSQAHALTTSEVYYILSGVGEMHIDNENKTVEAGDAIYIPPYAKQFITNIGTEPLVFICIVDPAWRKEDETVYV; encoded by the coding sequence ATGCTAATCCGTAAACTTTTTGACTGTACTGAATTTCTGGGGGGAGATCGCACGATTTTGAGAGAATTATTGCACCCTGACAAACAAGCAGTAAGATTACGTTATAGCCTTGCCCATGCCATTCTGCCTGTAAGTCAAACTTCCCAAGCCCATGCTTTAACTACTTCTGAGGTGTACTATATCTTAAGTGGTGTGGGAGAAATGCACATTGATAATGAGAATAAAACAGTAGAAGCGGGTGATGCCATTTATATTCCACCCTATGCCAAGCAATTTATTACAAATATTGGGACTGAACCTCTAGTCTTTATCTGTATAGTTGATCCCGCATGGCGTAAAGAAGATGAAACCGTATATGTCTGA
- a CDS encoding transposase, which yields MNSQKKSKWTTLIIIDSQAVKNTCNASIESKGFCSYKATNGIKRHLAVDTLGFPFFTYLTRANVSDDQGLIEMLTINIDYFKSKPDDITLTTILLDSGYHIEKLTTDLQKVYPEIMTKIRFEISPKVSKQQKAEKGLSGFVVVPTRWVLGLKDAKS from the coding sequence GTGAACAGTCAAAAAAAATCAAAATGGACAACTTTAATCATCATTGACTCACAAGCAGTGAAAAATACCTGTAATGCAAGTATAGAATCCAAGGGCTTCTGCTCCTACAAAGCAACTAACGGGATCAAAAGACATTTAGCCGTTGACACTCTGGGATTTCCTTTCTTTACCTATTTAACAAGAGCAAATGTATCAGATGACCAAGGACTGATTGAGATGTTAACGATTAACATTGATTACTTCAAATCGAAGCCAGATGACATTACCCTAACTACGATATTGCTGGATAGTGGTTATCATATCGAAAAATTGACGACTGATTTACAGAAGGTTTATCCTGAGATTATGACTAAGATTAGGTTTGAAATTTCTCCTAAGGTATCAAAGCAACAGAAGGCAGAAAAAGGTCTGTCTGGGTTTGTAGTTGTGCCGACAAGGTGGGTACTTGGGTTGAAAGATGCAAAATCTTAG
- a CDS encoding transposase has translation MLNPYSSSLTDKEWEIIEPLLPKKKQTRPPTWTKRQILDGILYQLKNGCNWRDMPRDLPPFSTVYRYYKEWKDTDTFTAIMEALHATAREQSKKIKMDNFNHH, from the coding sequence ATGCTAAATCCATACTCAAGTAGCCTAACAGATAAAGAATGGGAAATTATAGAACCATTGCTCCCAAAGAAAAAGCAAACTAGACCGCCAACTTGGACAAAAAGACAAATTTTAGACGGCATACTCTACCAACTTAAAAACGGTTGTAATTGGCGAGATATGCCCCGAGACTTACCACCATTCTCTACAGTGTATCGATACTACAAGGAGTGGAAAGATACAGATACATTTACTGCGATTATGGAAGCTTTACATGCAACAGCCCGTGAACAGTCAAAAAAAATCAAAATGGACAACTTTAATCATCATTGA
- a CDS encoding VOC family protein, whose protein sequence is MSKVLFHLAFPVIDIPSTKAFYVDGLGCLAGRESNSSLILSLYGHQLVAHVVNELPNNQTCIYPRHFGLVFQSESSWLALLEKVHDKRLKFYQQPKIRFADTPLEHRTFFLTDLSGNILEFKHYKFESAIFGETAFHQVGDLAVTQVPTVQHIY, encoded by the coding sequence ATGAGTAAAGTTCTATTTCACCTTGCCTTTCCTGTAATTGATATTCCCAGTACCAAGGCTTTTTATGTGGATGGTTTAGGCTGTTTAGCAGGTAGGGAATCAAATTCTTCGCTAATTTTAAGCTTGTATGGACATCAACTGGTGGCACATGTCGTGAATGAATTACCAAATAACCAAACGTGCATCTATCCGCGTCACTTTGGTTTGGTGTTTCAATCGGAAAGTAGTTGGCTGGCATTACTGGAAAAAGTCCATGATAAAAGACTCAAGTTCTATCAACAGCCCAAGATTAGATTTGCGGATACACCACTTGAACATCGTACTTTTTTCTTGACCGATCTTTCTGGCAATATTTTGGAGTTCAAACACTATAAATTTGAGTCAGCAATCTTTGGTGAAACTGCTTTTCATCAAGTAGGTGATCTAGCAGTAACTCAAGTGCCAACCGTGCAGCACATTTATTAA